The following proteins are encoded in a genomic region of Acidobacteriota bacterium:
- a CDS encoding cupin domain-containing protein, whose amino-acid sequence MDVQLFSIQQTAAQITQAYTPVNLAQVDECAIRLVKFQGEFERWHAHEHEDESFIVLQGEILFQTEVGDFLLKAGEGLVIPKGLRHCPKAQAEGEMPLALIIERSETKRLGD is encoded by the coding sequence ATGGACGTGCAATTATTTTCCATTCAGCAAACTGCCGCGCAGATCACACAGGCTTACACCCCTGTCAATCTGGCGCAAGTGGACGAATGCGCAATCCGGCTGGTTAAATTCCAAGGCGAGTTTGAGCGCTGGCATGCGCACGAACACGAAGACGAATCGTTCATCGTCTTACAAGGCGAGATTCTCTTCCAAACCGAGGTTGGCGATTTTTTGTTGAAGGCTGGCGAAGGATTGGTGATCCCCAAAGGCTTGCGGCATTGCCCGAAAGCGCAGGCAGAAGGCGAGATGCCACTGGCGCTGATCATTGAACGTTCGGAGACGAAGCGGTTAGGTGATTGA